From Papaver somniferum cultivar HN1 unplaced genomic scaffold, ASM357369v1 unplaced-scaffold_99, whole genome shotgun sequence, the proteins below share one genomic window:
- the LOC113346496 gene encoding uncharacterized protein LOC113346496 isoform X2 — protein sequence MASSKRIATLVDSSNNLPLECVIRRVFRSSQEDGCMLLCPVDTPVQILKSTNIDGWSAVSDEEVEKILPAAAYALAKIHMHLVISGFCYTARGGFCYSEEDIIEFGTDNGQDIDGLPTEGVEITCFHQDGVHYMIYTPSDPLLFVAVKGNNGQLQIADDDLLEDLAVVDAIDEETEFNALVEEEAALLESLLGER from the exons ATGGCCTCTTCAAAGCGAATTGCAACCCTA GTTGACTCTTCAAATAACTTGCCATTAGAATGTGTAATAAGAAGAGTGTTTAGAAGTTCTCAAGAGGATGGGTGTATGCTGTTATGTCCTGTTGATAC GCCGGTGCAAATTTTGAAGAGCACAAATATTGATGGCTGGTCAGCT GTCAGTGATGAGGAAGTTGAAAAGATTCTCCCTGCAGCCGCTTACGCACTCGCCAAGATACATATGCATCTTGTCATTAGTGG GTTTTGTTATACAGCACGTGGAGGGTTTTGCTATTCAGAGGAGGACATTATCGAATTTGGCACAG ATAATGGTCAAGATATAGATGGCTTACCAACCGAAGGTGTTGAAATCACATGCTTCCATCAG GATGGTGTACATTATATGATCTACACACCCTCTGATCCTCTTCTTTTTGTTGCTGTGAAG GGTAATAATGGCCAATTGCAAATTGCTGATGAT GATTTGCTGGAGGACCTTGCAGTCGTAGACGCAATTGATGAAGAGACAGAATTTAATGCTTTGGTG GAGGAAGAGGCTGCTCTTTTGGAATCGCTGTTAGGAGAAAGATGA
- the LOC113346496 gene encoding uncharacterized protein LOC113346496 isoform X1: MLLCPVDTPVQILKSTNIDGWSAVSDEEVEKILPAAAYALAKIHMHLVISGFCYTARGGFCYSEEDIIEFGTDNGQDIDGLPTEGVEITCFHQDGVHYMIYTPSDPLLFVAVKGNNGQLQIADDDLLEDLAVVDAIDEETEFNALVEEEAALLESLLGER; encoded by the exons ATGCTGTTATGTCCTGTTGATAC GCCGGTGCAAATTTTGAAGAGCACAAATATTGATGGCTGGTCAGCT GTCAGTGATGAGGAAGTTGAAAAGATTCTCCCTGCAGCCGCTTACGCACTCGCCAAGATACATATGCATCTTGTCATTAGTGG GTTTTGTTATACAGCACGTGGAGGGTTTTGCTATTCAGAGGAGGACATTATCGAATTTGGCACAG ATAATGGTCAAGATATAGATGGCTTACCAACCGAAGGTGTTGAAATCACATGCTTCCATCAG GATGGTGTACATTATATGATCTACACACCCTCTGATCCTCTTCTTTTTGTTGCTGTGAAG GGTAATAATGGCCAATTGCAAATTGCTGATGAT GATTTGCTGGAGGACCTTGCAGTCGTAGACGCAATTGATGAAGAGACAGAATTTAATGCTTTGGTG GAGGAAGAGGCTGCTCTTTTGGAATCGCTGTTAGGAGAAAGATGA